One region of Bdellovibrio bacteriovorus genomic DNA includes:
- a CDS encoding M48 family metallopeptidase: MGKSFSDWMSDKETFLFAKWPVEVHRRNFRRSVSIYLYPNKPIKVVAAKSTSQKVITDFLMAKKDWIEKNFEKFSEIAEKFPEKKIKAYENFPFLGKDRKLKVVITLNKKPFVSVTEENLLLHIPRNDWSANSLIEEHPTALTEIRHFYKREAVQLLSERIKFWAEQMNLHPAQVKFREQRTRWGSCSSRKIINLNWRLIVFNQEIIDYVIVHELAHLQHMNHSDRFWSLVEKYVADYKGIMKSLKESQYLVEFLSEQN, encoded by the coding sequence GTGGGTAAGTCATTCTCTGACTGGATGAGCGATAAAGAAACTTTCCTCTTTGCTAAATGGCCTGTTGAAGTGCATCGGCGCAACTTTCGTCGCTCGGTTTCGATTTATCTTTATCCTAATAAGCCTATTAAGGTCGTAGCGGCGAAAAGCACATCGCAAAAAGTGATCACCGACTTTTTGATGGCGAAAAAGGACTGGATCGAAAAGAACTTCGAAAAGTTTTCTGAGATCGCTGAAAAATTCCCTGAAAAGAAGATCAAGGCCTACGAAAACTTTCCTTTCTTAGGGAAAGACCGCAAGCTCAAGGTTGTCATCACCTTGAATAAAAAACCGTTCGTGTCCGTGACAGAAGAAAATCTTCTTTTGCATATTCCAAGAAACGATTGGAGTGCAAACTCGTTGATAGAAGAGCATCCCACGGCACTGACAGAAATCCGCCATTTCTATAAACGCGAAGCCGTTCAATTATTGTCTGAAAGAATCAAGTTCTGGGCTGAACAAATGAACCTGCATCCAGCGCAAGTGAAGTTCCGCGAGCAACGCACCCGCTGGGGGAGTTGCTCGTCTCGTAAGATCATCAATCTGAATTGGCGTTTAATCGTGTTTAATCAAGAAATCATTGATTATGTGATCGTGCACGAGTTGGCACATTTGCAGCACATGAATCACTCGGATCGCTTTTGGTCTTTAGTAGAAAAGTATGTGGCAGACTATAAAGGGATTATGAAATCCCTTAAAGAGTCGCAGTACTTAGTCGAATTTTTATCTGAACAAAACTAA
- a CDS encoding serine/threonine protein kinase, with product MDKTSSFYSLDPEKVLQAAENAGFYPTGEFTQLNSYENRVFDIKLEEAPEPNGSTKNVIAKFYRPNRWSKDAILEEHEFLLSLKNEGIPAVAPLFQGHDSTVSEVDGMYVAFFPKVLGRMPQEFLDGELKKVGRLMAQVHNIGAKKKALHRPTLDTSYYGGWDTIDYLHDWIIPEVRNRYLTAAEDILYAIDDSFNPSEFIRIHGDCHKGNLLNNGKEFFLVDFDDFVNGPVIQDFWMLLSGDNDTLDEEKFQIIEGYEELREFPDHQWSWIPLLRGLRIISYAGWIAKRWEDPSFPRLFPEFNTYRYWAEEVEALEKIAWQIQG from the coding sequence ATGGATAAAACCTCTTCTTTCTATAGTTTAGATCCTGAAAAAGTTCTGCAAGCGGCGGAAAATGCAGGGTTTTATCCGACGGGAGAGTTCACTCAGTTAAATTCCTATGAGAATCGCGTTTTTGATATCAAGCTAGAAGAAGCGCCCGAACCAAATGGCTCTACTAAGAACGTCATTGCCAAGTTCTATCGCCCCAATCGCTGGAGCAAGGACGCCATTTTAGAAGAGCACGAGTTTCTGCTTTCCTTAAAAAATGAAGGCATTCCTGCCGTCGCTCCCCTTTTTCAAGGGCATGACAGCACGGTTTCTGAAGTTGATGGAATGTATGTCGCGTTTTTTCCAAAAGTTTTAGGAAGAATGCCGCAAGAGTTTCTAGACGGAGAACTTAAAAAAGTCGGCCGCCTGATGGCGCAAGTCCATAACATCGGCGCAAAGAAAAAAGCTCTTCATCGTCCGACGTTAGATACTAGCTATTATGGCGGTTGGGATACGATTGATTATTTGCATGACTGGATCATCCCCGAAGTTCGCAATCGTTACCTTACGGCGGCGGAAGACATTCTTTATGCTATCGACGATAGTTTTAATCCCTCTGAATTCATTCGCATCCACGGCGACTGCCATAAGGGAAATCTTTTAAATAACGGAAAAGAATTTTTCTTAGTCGACTTCGACGATTTCGTGAACGGCCCGGTGATTCAAGATTTCTGGATGCTTCTTTCCGGAGACAACGACACTTTGGATGAAGAGAAGTTTCAAATCATCGAAGGTTATGAAGAGCTGCGCGAGTTCCCAGATCACCAATGGTCCTGGATTCCACTATTACGCGGTCTTCGTATCATTTCTTACGCGGGATGGATTGCAAAGCGCTGGGAAGATCCAAGCTTCCCCCGTCTTTTCCCTGAGTTCAATACGTACAGATATTGGGCCGAAGAGGTCGAAGCTTTAGAAAAAATCGCCTGGCAAATTCAAGGATGA
- a CDS encoding extracellular medium-chain-length polyhydroxyalkanoate depolymerase: MKFAFLTLIAAFSVNAQASNCETSGVLDRITCPSQTLEISGPHLTREVRYALPKGKTPRGGWPTVVLYQGSFFDVEFSRQKLMPFGGYNEIRLIQSLLDSGFAVVAPRAIAGVAWMTNLIGVDYETSEDFYFITEMLSEMKKGSFGKLNMKRLYATGISSGGYHSSRMAVSFPGVFKALAVESASFADCKGPVCFVPTAIPENHPPTLFLHGELDTVVPVGTMYPYFETLKAHGIDTEFFVDPTARHQWLEQAPELITQWFLDHP, encoded by the coding sequence ATGAAATTCGCATTCTTAACTTTAATCGCAGCGTTCTCTGTAAATGCGCAGGCTTCAAACTGTGAGACTAGCGGGGTTTTGGATCGCATCACATGTCCGTCTCAAACTCTTGAGATTTCGGGCCCGCACCTAACTCGCGAAGTTCGCTACGCCCTTCCAAAAGGTAAAACTCCGCGTGGAGGATGGCCGACAGTCGTTCTTTATCAAGGAAGTTTTTTTGATGTTGAGTTTTCAAGACAAAAGCTTATGCCTTTTGGCGGTTATAACGAGATCCGTCTAATTCAATCTTTATTAGACAGCGGCTTTGCCGTCGTTGCTCCCCGAGCCATTGCTGGTGTTGCTTGGATGACAAATCTCATCGGCGTTGACTACGAAACGTCGGAAGATTTCTATTTTATTACCGAGATGCTTTCAGAAATGAAAAAGGGGAGTTTCGGTAAATTAAACATGAAGCGACTTTATGCCACCGGTATCTCTAGCGGAGGCTATCATTCAAGCCGCATGGCTGTCAGTTTTCCAGGTGTCTTTAAGGCCTTGGCCGTGGAATCCGCATCCTTTGCGGATTGCAAAGGGCCTGTTTGTTTTGTTCCAACGGCGATTCCAGAAAATCATCCTCCAACACTTTTCTTACACGGGGAACTAGATACCGTTGTTCCAGTGGGAACCATGTATCCCTACTTCGAGACATTAAAGGCTCACGGTATCGATACAGAATTTTTTGTTGATCCCACAGCAAGACATCAGTGGTTAGAGCAGGCACCTGAACTCATCACTCAATGGTTTTTAGATCATCCTTGA
- a CDS encoding LysR family transcriptional regulator, protein MSLLSPSLEAFWAVVQKGTVLEAAKMVNLTQTGVTQRIRSLEKQLGVTLFTRSRKGMRLTSEGESLLRYVKAARDLEGETLSSIGGQKQNTYFEVCISGTSTLMRSRMIPKAAAVMKKYPNLRVRFDLTDTDSILGKLKTGFAQMGALPVNHVGLELDSKVMLPERYYLVGPSAWKKRKLEDILANETIMDFDPNDTMTLDLLKKYKITKFPKHRHYANNIDALTSLMIAGVGYSTLTEEFARPFIKEGSLTYLSQEMYLEYPVALAWYPRSEMPPYFKALIDAFTKKS, encoded by the coding sequence ATGAGTTTACTCAGCCCTTCCCTTGAAGCTTTCTGGGCCGTCGTCCAAAAGGGCACGGTCCTGGAAGCGGCTAAAATGGTGAATCTCACGCAGACAGGCGTGACCCAAAGAATCCGGAGCTTGGAAAAGCAACTGGGCGTTACTTTATTCACCAGATCTAGAAAGGGAATGCGTTTAACAAGCGAAGGGGAATCTCTTCTTCGCTATGTGAAAGCGGCCCGTGACTTAGAAGGCGAAACCCTTTCAAGCATAGGTGGACAAAAACAGAATACTTATTTTGAAGTTTGCATAAGTGGGACTTCCACGCTGATGCGCTCGCGCATGATTCCGAAAGCTGCTGCCGTGATGAAGAAATATCCGAACCTCAGAGTTCGCTTTGATCTTACCGACACAGACAGCATTCTCGGAAAACTAAAGACAGGCTTTGCTCAAATGGGTGCCCTTCCCGTTAACCATGTGGGCTTAGAGCTTGATTCGAAAGTAATGCTGCCAGAACGCTATTATCTTGTTGGGCCATCAGCGTGGAAGAAAAGAAAGCTTGAAGACATTCTGGCGAATGAAACCATCATGGATTTTGATCCTAACGACACCATGACGTTGGATCTTTTAAAGAAATACAAAATCACGAAATTTCCAAAGCACCGCCATTATGCCAACAACATTGATGCCTTGACGTCTTTAATGATTGCGGGTGTCGGGTACTCAACCTTAACTGAAGAGTTTGCGCGTCCTTTTATTAAAGAAGGTTCGCTGACATACTTATCACAAGAAATGTATTTGGAATATCCCGTTGCGCTTGCTTGGTATCCTCGCAGCGAAATGCCGCCCTACTTTAAAGCCTTGATTGATGCGTTCACAAAAAAATCTTAG
- a CDS encoding NAD(P)H-dependent oxidoreductase: MKKILIINGHPNVEALGSEFARVYASAAKEAGHEVKLMNIADLQFDPILHKGYLKIQELEPDLLQAQKEILWAEHIVITFPMWWGTVPALLKGFLDRTLLPGFAFKYHKDDPFWDRLLKGRTGRIIFTTDAPAWYNWIVNRDPAIRMMKTTVMEFCGIKPVGVTQFDSVKNRKPEEIKKFLQKVQDLGSKGK; encoded by the coding sequence ATGAAGAAGATCCTCATAATTAACGGTCATCCTAACGTGGAAGCATTAGGAAGTGAGTTCGCAAGAGTTTACGCGAGCGCCGCGAAAGAAGCGGGCCACGAAGTTAAACTCATGAACATCGCAGATCTTCAGTTTGATCCGATTCTTCATAAAGGCTATTTAAAGATCCAAGAACTTGAGCCGGATCTTCTTCAAGCCCAGAAAGAGATTTTGTGGGCTGAACACATCGTTATAACTTTCCCTATGTGGTGGGGAACCGTGCCCGCCTTACTAAAAGGATTTTTAGATCGCACTTTGCTTCCGGGCTTTGCTTTTAAATATCATAAAGATGACCCGTTCTGGGATCGACTGCTGAAAGGACGAACGGGGCGGATTATTTTTACGACCGATGCACCTGCTTGGTACAACTGGATTGTGAATCGTGATCCTGCCATTCGGATGATGAAAACAACCGTCATGGAGTTTTGTGGCATTAAACCCGTCGGTGTCACGCAGTTTGACTCTGTGAAAAATAGAAAGCCCGAAGAAATCAAAAAATTTCTTCAAAAGGTGCAAGACCTTGGCAGCAAAGGTAAGTAG
- a CDS encoding DoxX family protein, producing MKKLNAFYRMLIVFCLLALGAKLFGFLKNWQEVPLWVMIQMFLFAGISHFTPLRHEFVKMIPPMIPWKMFWVYFTGVLEIVGAIDLIDPVTRPYAAWALIAFLVLVFPANYYAAKNGIRFRGVKPPSALVRGSIQILFIVALYVGGIL from the coding sequence ATGAAGAAGCTAAACGCGTTTTACCGAATGTTGATTGTATTTTGTCTCTTGGCCTTAGGGGCTAAGCTTTTCGGGTTCTTAAAGAACTGGCAAGAAGTGCCCCTATGGGTGATGATTCAGATGTTCTTATTTGCCGGCATCAGTCATTTCACACCGCTGCGCCACGAATTCGTAAAAATGATTCCTCCGATGATTCCTTGGAAGATGTTCTGGGTGTACTTTACAGGCGTTCTTGAAATTGTCGGAGCCATTGATTTAATAGACCCCGTCACTCGTCCCTATGCCGCTTGGGCTCTTATTGCCTTCTTAGTTCTTGTATTTCCGGCAAACTATTACGCCGCGAAAAACGGGATTCGCTTTCGAGGAGTAAAACCTCCGTCAGCACTCGTTCGCGGAAGTATTCAGATTCTTTTTATTGTCGCACTTTATGTGGGAGGCATTTTATGA
- a CDS encoding TetR/AcrR family transcriptional regulator: protein MAKTYHHGDLKSAAIKKAVEIIHKKGEVDFTLREIAQSLKVSHTAVYRHFASKKDLLSHIAEEGFHSFSAKMLNEIPKGKTVRQKLRLAGKTYIEFAISNTGHYRSMFHQELRCLSEQRPELEKAGAEAFMTLMDLISEGMKNQVFKKDDPRTVARFVWSSIHGFAILLLDGQFESLQSKASIQDGIDHHLEMIERALLK from the coding sequence ATGGCAAAAACGTATCATCATGGCGATTTAAAATCTGCGGCGATTAAAAAGGCTGTTGAAATCATTCACAAAAAGGGTGAGGTTGACTTTACGTTACGTGAAATCGCTCAAAGTCTTAAAGTGAGTCACACGGCCGTTTATCGTCATTTTGCCTCAAAAAAAGATCTATTGTCCCATATCGCAGAAGAAGGTTTTCATTCCTTTAGCGCGAAGATGCTTAATGAAATCCCTAAAGGAAAAACCGTCCGCCAGAAACTGCGTCTGGCGGGCAAAACTTATATAGAATTTGCGATAAGCAACACCGGTCACTATCGCAGTATGTTTCATCAAGAGTTGCGCTGTTTAAGCGAACAGCGTCCGGAGCTTGAAAAGGCTGGCGCAGAAGCTTTCATGACTCTGATGGATTTAATTTCTGAAGGTATGAAGAATCAGGTTTTTAAGAAGGATGACCCGAGAACCGTCGCACGCTTTGTTTGGTCTTCTATTCACGGGTTTGCGATTTTACTTTTAGACGGTCAGTTTGAGAGTCTGCAAAGCAAAGCATCCATCCAAGATGGCATTGATCACCACCTTGAGATGATAGAACGCGCTCTTTTAAAATAA
- a CDS encoding M48 family metallopeptidase: MRILAILPFMFFIASCATSTNEGEIGVSRKQLLLPVGQINDMAAQTYNQMKADAQKKGALDKNPKQVERVQAIAKKLIPQTSVYRSDALKWDWEVHVITSDELNAFCMPGGKIMFYSAIIDKLQLTDAEIAAIMGHEIAHALREHSRERMSQELIKSGLAQVVLATGKVDPAYIGYADQAVTLGILLPYGRGQETEADDMGLELMARAGYNPQEAVNLWKKMAAQGGGKPPEILSTHPADETRIKKITALLPKVMPLYEQVKKK, encoded by the coding sequence ATGAGAATTTTAGCTATCTTACCATTCATGTTTTTTATCGCTTCTTGTGCCACTTCTACCAATGAGGGTGAAATCGGTGTTAGCCGTAAGCAGTTGCTTTTACCCGTAGGTCAAATCAACGACATGGCAGCGCAGACTTACAATCAGATGAAAGCCGATGCCCAGAAAAAAGGAGCTTTGGATAAAAATCCAAAACAAGTCGAGCGAGTCCAAGCTATCGCAAAAAAACTCATCCCGCAGACTTCTGTCTATCGTTCAGATGCCTTGAAGTGGGATTGGGAAGTTCACGTGATCACGTCAGATGAACTCAACGCCTTCTGCATGCCTGGCGGAAAAATCATGTTCTATTCAGCCATCATCGATAAGCTTCAACTGACCGACGCAGAGATTGCCGCCATCATGGGTCATGAAATTGCGCATGCATTGCGTGAGCACAGTCGTGAAAGAATGTCGCAAGAGCTGATTAAAAGTGGTCTTGCTCAAGTGGTCTTAGCAACGGGGAAGGTGGATCCTGCATACATTGGCTACGCCGACCAAGCAGTGACGTTAGGAATTTTACTTCCCTACGGTCGTGGTCAAGAAACTGAAGCTGATGATATGGGGCTTGAGCTGATGGCGCGCGCCGGGTACAACCCGCAGGAAGCTGTAAATCTTTGGAAGAAGATGGCGGCTCAAGGGGGAGGAAAACCTCCTGAAATTCTAAGCACACATCCCGCCGACGAAACGCGTATCAAAAAGATCACAGCACTTTTACCCAAAGTAATGCCGTTGTATGAGCAGGTGAAAAAGAAATAA
- a CDS encoding isocitrate dehydrogenase (NADP(+)): MNKIKVANPVVELDGDEMTRIIWKFIKEKLILPYLDIDIKYYDLGMEHRDATNDQVTVDAAEAIKKYNVGIKCATITPDEARVKEFNLKQMWKSPNGTIRNILDGTVFREPIICKNVPRLVPNWTAPICIGRHAFGDQYRATDFVTKGKGKLTVTFQPENGGETITHEVYNFKGDGVALTMYNTDESITGFARSCFNMALQKKWPLYLSTKNTILKKYDGRFKDIFENIYQTEFKAKFDAAGITYEHRLIDDMVASALKWNGNFVWACKNYDGDVQSDTVAQGFGSLGLMTSVLVTPDGKTMESEAAHGTVTRHFRQHQQGKPTSTNPIASIFAWTRGLEHRGNLDGNTELVKFAQTLEKVCVETVEAGFMTKDLAVCIYGDKVPADKYMNTEPFLEKLDSNLKKALSM, translated from the coding sequence ATGAATAAGATCAAAGTTGCTAATCCCGTCGTTGAACTCGATGGCGATGAAATGACAAGAATCATCTGGAAGTTCATCAAAGAAAAATTGATCCTTCCTTACCTAGATATCGACATCAAGTATTACGACTTGGGCATGGAACATCGTGATGCTACGAACGACCAAGTGACTGTAGACGCTGCAGAGGCGATCAAAAAGTACAACGTGGGTATCAAGTGCGCGACAATCACTCCAGACGAAGCTCGCGTAAAAGAATTCAACTTGAAACAAATGTGGAAATCACCAAACGGCACTATCCGTAACATCTTGGACGGTACTGTTTTCCGTGAACCTATCATCTGCAAAAACGTTCCTCGCCTAGTTCCTAACTGGACAGCGCCAATCTGTATCGGTCGTCATGCATTCGGTGACCAATACCGCGCGACAGACTTCGTAACAAAAGGCAAAGGTAAATTGACTGTCACTTTCCAACCTGAAAACGGTGGCGAAACGATCACTCACGAAGTTTACAACTTCAAAGGTGATGGTGTTGCGTTGACTATGTACAACACGGATGAGTCTATCACTGGCTTTGCTCGTTCTTGCTTCAACATGGCTCTTCAAAAGAAATGGCCTTTGTACCTTTCTACGAAGAACACAATCTTGAAAAAATACGATGGCCGTTTCAAAGACATCTTTGAAAATATCTACCAAACTGAATTCAAAGCGAAGTTCGATGCTGCCGGCATCACTTATGAGCACCGTTTGATCGACGACATGGTTGCTTCCGCATTGAAATGGAATGGTAACTTCGTATGGGCTTGTAAGAACTACGACGGTGACGTTCAATCTGACACTGTTGCACAAGGTTTCGGTTCTTTGGGTCTTATGACTTCAGTTCTTGTGACTCCAGATGGAAAAACAATGGAATCTGAAGCGGCTCACGGAACAGTGACTCGTCACTTCCGTCAGCACCAACAAGGGAAACCTACTTCGACAAATCCAATCGCTTCTATCTTTGCTTGGACTCGTGGTCTTGAGCACCGTGGAAACTTGGACGGAAACACAGAGCTTGTGAAGTTCGCACAAACTTTAGAAAAAGTGTGTGTAGAAACTGTTGAAGCTGGTTTCATGACAAAGGACTTGGCTGTTTGTATCTATGGCGACAAAGTTCCTGCTGATAAATACATGAACACTGAGCCGTTCCTTGAAAAGCTTGATTCAAATTTGAAAAAAGCTCTTTCAATGTAA
- a CDS encoding ankyrin repeat domain-containing protein, whose amino-acid sequence MEAFPRPISLLDVVKKHDVAGVKEALRKRVNLEITDSQKRTPLLIATENNDVEIAWLLISAGADVNAQDAKHETPLLRAGSDGRLQILRFMLKAKPNFKVLDRHGATPLIPAAEKGHVEVVRELVQTKINLDHRNQLGWTALMEAVVLGDGSPRYQEVVKILIEAGADPNIPDVDGITPLAHARRKKLNKIVEILESVKAK is encoded by the coding sequence ATGGAAGCATTTCCTCGGCCTATTTCCTTATTGGATGTCGTAAAGAAACACGATGTGGCGGGAGTCAAAGAGGCCTTGCGAAAACGTGTGAACTTAGAGATCACCGATTCGCAAAAACGAACGCCGCTTTTGATCGCCACTGAAAACAACGACGTCGAAATTGCGTGGCTCTTGATCTCTGCCGGAGCCGACGTAAATGCACAGGATGCCAAACATGAAACTCCACTTCTGCGTGCGGGTTCTGACGGTCGTCTGCAGATTCTAAGATTCATGTTGAAAGCAAAACCGAATTTCAAAGTTCTTGATCGCCATGGAGCCACTCCGCTGATTCCTGCGGCGGAAAAGGGTCATGTCGAAGTCGTGCGTGAACTTGTACAAACTAAGATTAATCTAGATCACCGCAATCAACTCGGATGGACAGCCTTGATGGAGGCCGTGGTTCTTGGCGACGGAAGTCCTCGCTATCAAGAAGTCGTAAAAATTCTTATTGAGGCCGGTGCGGATCCAAATATTCCCGATGTCGATGGAATCACGCCACTCGCCCATGCGCGAAGAAAAAAGCTGAATAAGATCGTAGAAATTTTAGAGAGCGTAAAGGCGAAATAA
- a CDS encoding lipocalin family protein, with product MRIVAVLIFIFAAAMAEAKPLQTVKYVDLTRYQGVWHEIASIPQFFQRKCVKDTTAEYTVLSNEEVKVLNSCTTAKGERLSTEGRAKVADAETNAKLDVTFANFKDKYFYLLAGKYWIIYLDNNYQVAVVGHPTRDYGWILSRTPSLPDSTLRDLADFLLIRGYDTCKFMTTPQEGGLTERTKLCEWNK from the coding sequence ATGAGAATCGTAGCAGTTCTGATCTTTATTTTTGCCGCCGCAATGGCTGAAGCCAAGCCCTTGCAAACCGTTAAATACGTCGACCTGACAAGGTATCAGGGTGTCTGGCACGAGATAGCCTCGATCCCCCAGTTCTTCCAAAGAAAATGCGTGAAGGATACGACGGCTGAATACACCGTCTTATCCAATGAAGAGGTCAAGGTCCTGAATTCTTGCACAACTGCAAAGGGCGAACGCCTTTCTACGGAAGGCCGAGCTAAAGTCGCGGACGCAGAAACCAACGCAAAACTTGATGTCACGTTTGCAAACTTCAAAGATAAATACTTTTATCTGTTAGCGGGAAAATACTGGATTATTTACTTAGATAACAACTATCAGGTGGCCGTCGTAGGACATCCGACTCGAGATTACGGTTGGATTCTTTCACGAACTCCGTCACTGCCCGACTCCACCTTAAGAGATCTTGCCGATTTCCTTTTAATTCGCGGCTACGATACTTGTAAATTTATGACGACTCCTCAAGAAGGCGGGCTGACAGAAAGAACAAAACTTTGCGAGTGGAATAAATAA
- the dnaX gene encoding DNA polymerase III subunit gamma/tau — protein sequence MSYQVIARKWRPQSFTDVVGQNHITQTLTNALKNGRLPHALLFTGPRGTGKTSSARILAKALRCPNAVGFVPCNNCDSCKEIASGSSVDVMEIDGASNNGVDAIRELRDTVAFMPSSGKYKIYIIDEVHMLSTSAFNALLKTLEEPPSHVIFIMATTEVHKIPQTILSRCQRFDFRRISTRQITERLKMICDADGVSAEEEALWVIARQGDGSMRDSQSLLDQVITFANGPLTRANVVEILGLTDRTLLFEAVNALIDRNSQAILSVLEKISAAGFEPHLFSQDLLETIRNLLLVKVSQAQAAQMLEMPESEIQTLNEMSQRLSEEDIHMLFDMALKGGNDIPRAQDPRIVLEVTLLRMASAPKLVDLKTLLQNGVPTSHSAGGARPYTPPVTPPAKGHDRLAEAQKVAEVPKGIDAMKAALEKAKTTHVKAEAATKPATPVTKSAEPVKKMAAGNTPADKWVDFVDLIRQDDALFAAKVENLLFSKEEGKLLTLGVPPKLTFLKEQMADTQVRKKLQGFIDSYWGAGYSFEVIMGRDQTGESASSLQQKKQQMAEEDLRNKIAENPMVKAAQDVFKGQIKSIVDTKRDGAGR from the coding sequence TTGTCTTATCAGGTGATTGCACGCAAATGGCGTCCACAATCTTTCACTGACGTTGTCGGGCAAAACCATATTACCCAAACTCTGACGAATGCTCTGAAAAATGGCCGTCTGCCTCACGCACTTTTATTCACAGGTCCTCGCGGTACGGGAAAAACTTCTTCCGCGCGTATTTTAGCGAAAGCTTTACGCTGCCCGAATGCCGTGGGTTTTGTTCCTTGTAACAACTGTGATTCGTGTAAAGAAATCGCTTCCGGTTCCAGCGTTGACGTTATGGAAATCGACGGAGCTTCGAACAACGGTGTCGATGCCATCCGTGAACTTCGCGACACTGTGGCTTTCATGCCTTCCAGTGGAAAATACAAAATCTACATCATCGACGAAGTGCACATGCTTTCCACAAGTGCCTTCAACGCCCTTCTAAAAACTTTGGAAGAGCCGCCTTCACACGTGATCTTCATCATGGCGACAACCGAAGTTCACAAAATCCCACAAACGATTTTGTCTCGCTGCCAACGCTTTGATTTTAGAAGAATCAGCACTCGTCAAATCACAGAAAGATTGAAAATGATCTGTGATGCAGATGGAGTTTCGGCTGAAGAGGAAGCTCTGTGGGTGATTGCTCGTCAGGGTGATGGCTCCATGCGTGACTCACAAAGTTTGCTGGATCAAGTGATCACGTTTGCTAACGGTCCTTTGACTCGCGCTAATGTGGTGGAAATTTTAGGTTTAACCGATCGCACATTGTTGTTTGAAGCTGTGAACGCTTTGATCGACAGAAACTCTCAAGCCATTTTAAGTGTGTTAGAGAAAATTTCTGCTGCTGGATTTGAACCGCATTTATTCTCTCAAGACTTACTGGAAACAATCCGCAACTTGCTTTTGGTGAAAGTCTCCCAAGCGCAAGCCGCGCAAATGTTAGAAATGCCTGAGTCAGAAATCCAAACTTTGAACGAAATGTCGCAACGACTTTCTGAAGAAGACATTCACATGCTCTTCGACATGGCGTTAAAGGGTGGCAATGATATTCCTCGCGCTCAGGATCCAAGAATTGTTTTAGAAGTTACTTTGTTAAGAATGGCGTCTGCGCCGAAGTTGGTGGACCTGAAGACTCTGTTGCAAAATGGTGTTCCCACCTCTCACAGCGCAGGTGGGGCCAGGCCCTACACTCCGCCGGTAACTCCCCCTGCAAAAGGTCACGATCGTTTAGCTGAAGCGCAAAAAGTTGCTGAAGTTCCAAAAGGCATCGATGCAATGAAAGCCGCTTTGGAGAAAGCTAAGACGACGCACGTGAAAGCGGAAGCGGCGACGAAACCTGCGACCCCGGTAACGAAAAGTGCAGAACCTGTTAAGAAAATGGCTGCGGGAAATACACCTGCAGATAAGTGGGTCGATTTTGTCGATCTGATTCGTCAGGATGATGCCCTGTTTGCAGCGAAGGTGGAAAACCTGCTTTTCTCGAAGGAAGAGGGCAAGCTTTTAACCTTGGGAGTTCCTCCGAAGCTTACGTTCTTGAAAGAGCAAATGGCTGACACTCAGGTGCGTAAAAAACTGCAAGGATTTATTGATTCGTACTGGGGTGCTGGGTATTCTTTTGAAGTTATTATGGGTCGTGATCAAACCGGAGAATCCGCTTCGTCTTTGCAGCAGAAAAAGCAGCAAATGGCCGAAGAAGATCTTCGCAATAAGATCGCAGAAAATCCGATGGTGAAAGCCGCCCAGGATGTTTTCAAAGGGCAGATTAAATCCATCGTAGACACGAAGCGCGACGGCGCAGGGAGATAG
- a CDS encoding YbaB/EbfC family nucleoid-associated protein codes for MKGMQGGMAQLMKQANQMQMKMKKAQEELAKKEYEATSGGGAVKVKVNGDHMITALTIDAEVLKAGDVEMLQDMILSATNEAIKTAKDTSSKEMEKITGGLNIPGMF; via the coding sequence ATGAAAGGCATGCAAGGCGGAATGGCTCAGCTCATGAAGCAAGCCAATCAAATGCAAATGAAAATGAAAAAAGCCCAAGAAGAGCTTGCGAAAAAAGAATACGAAGCAACTTCTGGCGGTGGCGCAGTTAAAGTAAAAGTAAACGGCGACCACATGATCACTGCATTGACTATCGATGCTGAAGTTCTAAAAGCCGGCGACGTAGAAATGCTTCAAGACATGATCTTGTCTGCAACTAACGAAGCTATCAAAACTGCGAAAGATACATCTTCAAAAGAGATGGAAAAAATCACTGGCGGTTTGAATATCCCAGGAATGTTTTAA